Proteins from a single region of Takifugu rubripes chromosome 4, fTakRub1.2, whole genome shotgun sequence:
- the LOC101062529 gene encoding ubiquitin-conjugating enzyme E2 D2 has product MSFKRIEKELRDFWRDPPSSCSAGPQENDMFHWKATITGPMDSPYQGGIFSLGVYFPTDYPFKPPKVAFTTRIYHPNINSNGNICLDILRTQWSPALTISKVLLSICSLLCDPNPDDPLVPDIAHIYKTDREQYNKTAREWTQKYAM; this is encoded by the exons ATGTCTTTCAAAAGAATAGAGAAG GAGTTAAGAGACTTTTGGAGGGATCCTCCATCTTCCTGCTCAGCTGGACCACAGGAGAATGACA TGTTTCACTGGAAGGCTACCATCACTGGACCG ATGGACAGTCCTTATCAGGGTGGGATTTTCTCTCTGGGTGTCTATTTTCCTACCGACTATCCTTTCAAACCACCAAAG GTTGCCTTTACAACCAGAATCTACCACCCAAACATCAACAGCAATGGGAATATCTGCCTTGACATCTTGAGGACACAGTGGTCACCTGCTCTCACAATATCCAAAG tttTACTCTCCATATGCTCTTTGCTGTGCGACCCAAATCCAGACGACCCATTAGTCCCAGATATTGCTCACATatacaagacagacagagaaca GTACAACAAAACAGCAAGAGAGTGGACTCAGAAATATGCCATGTAA